Below is a window of Calonectris borealis unplaced genomic scaffold, bCalBor7.hap1.2 HAP1_SCAFFOLD_35, whole genome shotgun sequence DNA.
ccagcctttccctccccagttcatcctctgggactctttgaaacaggcatgcaacttttgcttttgccagtcgtcagggagtccccccagtcttcatgacctgtcaaagatgatggagactggcctcgctctgacatcatcttgctctctcagcacccttggatgcagcccctccattctcatggTAACATCTGAGGTTATTTCAGGGTCACGACggccaaggcttacatcgaccttcacatccctgaccagctctgtactgcttgtgagtctcaagTCCGGgtttggattgcccttgttggcccatctggcagctgtgctaagaagtggttccccagacataaaccgcctggactgtttgcatcctgctgtgttctccttccagaagatgccaaggccATTACAATTCCCCATGAGagccaggcttctgcagccagagacttccttggggtgcttagAAAAGACTAAGCCAACTTCCCCACCCTGACAGTGGGTTCCTTATCTCCAACCACgatgtcacctttactggcctctcctctgacaTTCACCCAACTTGTCACTTCCCCATTGATGAGCTCCATACATGcagtgaatttcttcactttgagggaaccccactcctgacccttccagcctggctctcctgaaaagcctctacccagccattgcagcaccccaagctgtgtcacttgtcccaccatgccatggcacttcctccatgcatgtcaaaaagcatagactccagctcgtcctggctgtgcccctggctgagggcatcagtgcacatttgggctgtagcactgcaggtgcagccccaggccaagctctcacttgtcttaggcaaacgtgggaccaagtgtccaagcccccgtgtgtgcaaaggctttgcttcacagcagagacatgccggggtggagagcaggtggaaacagaaagctgaacctgggtgccaagagagtgagcaaaccctgctgtccccaagggcagagaggaccagggctgggaagggcagccctggcaagacatgggtttgctgtcggtggggtctctgctgtccccgagggcctttggtggaggtgaagctgatctccaggaatgacaaggtgctactgagaggcccactgtgacaactgttggtctggtccttgactgtgttctccagggggtgagggaaggttggtggagagaaaaaccagaagtctgaaggtgtaggcacacgcgtggtgaccctggtgtgatgggcttcccattcatggagtgccctacctctactggagagagaagggacggaccttgccacgctgcaggggtggcaatcagtttctggcccaaaggcactggatctgtcgcaatgctgtctgggtgtctgtcacaccctcgctctgcatggggatggctttcctgtgtaggaccatcgctgtccctgccaactgcatgtcgctgtgtgtgagagccttggcacctcacctaccattacaggcctgtatctggccttacatggaataactgccctgaagttgattgggcaatgcgagaatgttcaggacaccaccgccattagagtcaatggagatctagtcaacctggcggatgggaaagacagagaggaactgagctctccctgtggtacatgactccatcagatgaatccctgcgtaggctgcccagaacataaagaagagagacaggctccatcatcctaaatgtgggcatctgatgccatttccactggccaaagagattcacctccagcctccaagaagatgcccccagatgctgccctgtctctcagcattgctccactagagcttgcagctagctccaggtatcttggaccacctctggcactccaaatgtccccaggtctttgcacgtgaccacgtcagccctggcctccatctccattaattagcagggagctgagagaaggagctgacatgcaggtgtctgctgtgtgcacacctgagctgaggccagaggaatcccacctcctgtgggcttgtgctgtgcgtggggggcagctgagcccacttctagccccagggccacaagcatggaatgggggctgaatcccttccctgggcagtgctaaatgaggtccttccctgtccctgtccgggtgtcctgtgtacagatgggccaatgaaaaggtgattcctggagctgactcttcttcagatgggagaaatgcccctgctggaaagaagtgtctctccgcagctgagggagggaccatgagtgatggcttcaggctgctcccagcaggttccctggaggcgcagggacacgtggagggagccccgagggggcagagcaagtggtgccttgggctggtcctctgctgctgagctgggctgggctcctgggatggagggagctcctggcaagcgggcagcgctgcagagagacagctctgcccaggagcagggctgggggcactgcctgcaggcaccgaggggagaggagcgaggcagagagaggttagaggcagcctgggctgggaggatgctgagaatgaacgggaggagaaaccttcacagcccttgacacggtaagtctccgggcgcagggcaaagaagctgcagtgcctggagagatctccaaaagctggcacacgccacagcctgtgggacatttccggaggtctctcccaccttctctggtgtggaggaggaggacatggtgcagagcagggcttccctgctgcacggtcagagggacagggcatgagggctgccttctgctgggggggactgcaggggtgtgcaggcaggggtgcccagggctgtccttgcgagcagggtccctgcaccccaggggctgtgtgctggggcagggactctgccgcctgccagggtcagcactcagcctgcccggggagctccccacggcgctgtggggacaagctgtgggtggaaggagcgagccccagcagggcagggtccttctgctgtcgagaggctgctgcctgggtcacggctgctcacagctccagctcagccccgggcatttctgaggggacttttcaagatggagttccctgaaagggaaggtgtctgtctttggaggtttctcctcttggttggctgggtgggcagtgggacatttccaagggcacttttcaattggaaggtcaaaggagggatgactgtttggataaggagctttcctgcgtctgtgtgttcagtttctggctctgggggctacagatagcaccagcatcccctttccagtctcatcgggggttgtgggacctgctctttgccccctgcgcacacggagaggctgcagggcagcgctgggcacccaggggctgagatggggtctgtgagcactggcagggaagagccgtggggccagagcaagagctcctggcagggacagctccaggcaggagagatgggcagcaaaggaaggacctgctaatggaagccctgttgcagaGGAGATatgggcacctcccggccacccctgcagtgcagatgccttccctcagcaacccccttcatctctgccacccagcacagccctcggccctcccggccatggggtctaggctgggagtcacctctctgtccagcagaccagcagaagaggccaagggcatccctcctgccacgtccccagttcccactgaccagcaatggggctgagggcaactgtcctgcattatcactgcctgggaggtggctgcacagctgggtgaggggaacgctgtcctgagtgcccggctgcctcggcgcTTGCCTCGttcagccagaccctcactgtctttttccttctttctccctgtgcctgttttaaagttatcttgttctggctgccagactgcctggggatgggaatttcagctgcagagtcacaccctgatcttgttcgtccattcgtgcgggcatgtcaatgggaacaagtgtcccagctttcctctaacccgaggggctgtgggcaacgcagcctgtggggctggggagtgagtcaattgtctcttcctgagctgccaacattcggacacttggctatctccttggggtgcccttccaagctgtgagctgccttccagcatgcaaagctgtcccatagcacccttgtgttctctgaaagccccacggagaaacgcagcgactctctggctgaggagatgctgtggggatggtgaaatgagccacgagtgtcctgggctagaagtggggtgctgagaccttgaggaagggtgagacatttcgtgctctgcactggatccctctgctctcagcagtgtctggctgcataacagaacataagaatgtgatcgccctccatctcaggaaggtgcaagcccaaggcagctgggaacaagaccgggggacagaccagctcccctcactgcgctctgagccacaggcgatcctcttgcctcgcaggactctctctgttctcctgagtgcagcagaaatgctgagggttcctgacatcccagaacactccccaggggagatggggggagctgtcaaaacccccaagcctctcaaaatgccttctgccacctcagctcctcagcacggggagtgcagatgctgacaggcccttctgcgttaggagcggttccatctgaccaagtcaaacgccagcactggcccctgcccccacccttcccaggaacccactgctgcagagcagggctgactcctcggcagccagcgggcagaggccctgctcctcacgccacattcagccagcacccaccagagctccagccccgcagctgaggaaggattcctggaaaatgcaaagggggggtgtgcagcaggggcaggggctgtgggaaatggcttggattttgctcagagaagtctcccctaacttcttgtgttttcctcctccaacaggtccccatgcccagagggaccaaatgtccaacggcagctccatcacctacttcctcctcctggccttcgcagacatgcgggagctgcagctcttgcacttctggctcttcctgggcatctacctggctgccctcctgggcaacggcctcatcatcactgccatagcctgcgaccaccgcctgcacacccccatgtacttcttcctcctcaacctctccctcctcgacctgggctccatctccaccactgttcccaaagccatggccaattccctctgggacaccagggacatctcctacgcaggatgtgctgcacagctctttttctttctcttcttgatcacagcagagtattgtcttctcactgtcatggcctacgaccgctacgttgccatctgccaacccctgcactacgggaccctcctgggcagcagagcttgtgtccacatggcagcagctgcctgggccagtgggtttctcaatgctctcctgcacacggccaacacattgtcactacccctctgccacggcaatgctgtggaccagttcttctgtgaaatcccccagatcctcaagctctcctgctcacactcctacctcagggaggttgggttCATCACGTTTAgtgcttttctggttttggtgtgttttgttttcattgtggtgtcctacgtggagatcttcagggccgtgctgaggatcccctctgagcagggacggcacaaagccttttccacgtgcctccctcacttggccgtggtctccctgtttctcAGTACCatcatgtttgcctacctgaagcccccctccatctcctccccatttTCAGACCTAGtgatggcagtgctgtactcggtagtgcctccagcagtgaaccccctcatctacagcatgaggaaccaggagcttaAGGATGCCATTAGGAAACTGATTTCATGGACATTTTCCAAGAGTGAGAAATTTACGACCTCTCTCCGTAAATGACTCCCAGAGACCTgattccatctttttttcttgtttgtttggtatttttaatCATTATACTTATCattattgctgctgttattgttgttcATGGTTATTATGTTCCTACACAAACGTTTGCATTTGCGTCACTACATCTGAGTCATGTACCTGCTTTGCATGTGTAAGTGCACCTGGTGCCCTGATAAAAGTATGTTTAACACTGGCTCAGAGTTAGCCTCTCTCGTGtcatctctgtaataaaatgggATCTCGCTGGTGCAGTGCTTTCAGGCTGGGCTCCTTCTCCAAAGAGGCCTGAGGAACTGCACCCCTGAAGCTCCTTTTCCTCCATGTGTTCAGAACTAAAAAGTTTAGTGTCTGTTTGTGAGCTTTTAGAGACATAGGACTGGATTTATGAGTCACCAGCTGGTGTCTGATGCTAGGTAAGATGGTGAGTGTAACTGAGGGATGTACCTAGGGCTTTCACACGGGTGACATTAAGGACACCCGTCCTCTAGGAGGGGAATCTGGAGCTGCCTGAAGAGCACAGTGGTTCTCCAGGGACAGCACGTTCCTGGGATTCAGTAGGTATGGAAGAGGTCTGCAAAGACGGGGTTTGGGGCCTAAAGTGTAGGACATGTGCAGACCTCCTCTGGGCACTCTCCAGTTGCTCCCCACCTGTCTAGAGCAGGAATTCCCACAGAGGGACACACTAGTCCAGGTGTGGCCACACCACGGCTCACTGGAGGGGGATGAAAACTCAAGATGTCTGGGGTGGCcatgctcctcctaatgcagccccatatgcagTTGACCTTGTTCCTGGTGAGCAtgcaccactggctcatatggtGTCTCTCGTAGTGCCCAggtccttctccgcagggtcaCTGCTCAGCCAGTTAGGACCCAGCCTGCCCTGATATATGGGATTATTC
It encodes the following:
- the LOC142076229 gene encoding olfactory receptor 14J1-like, giving the protein MSNGSSITYFLLLAFADMRELQLLHFWLFLGIYLAALLGNGLIITAIACDHRLHTPMYFFLLNLSLLDLGSISTTVPKAMANSLWDTRDISYAGCAAQLFFFLFLITAEYCLLTVMAYDRYVAICQPLHYGTLLGSRACVHMAAAAWASGFLNALLHTANTLSLPLCHGNAVDQFFCEIPQILKLSCSHSYLREVGFITFSAFLVLVCFVFIVVSYVEIFRAVLRIPSEQGRHKAFSTCLPHLAVVSLFLSTIMFAYLKPPSISSPFSDLVMAVLYSVVPPAVNPLIYSMRNQELKDAIRKLISWTFSKSEKFTTSLRK